The Sander lucioperca isolate FBNREF2018 chromosome 4, SLUC_FBN_1.2, whole genome shotgun sequence DNA segment GGAGCTGCTTAGCTGGCTCCTCCGTCGCCTCAGGACTGGAAGAACCCTCAATGAGGTCCTCTTCTTTCCCTCAGAGATGGCCTGTGTGGAACACATCTTCACTCCCTCGTCGCCTCAGTAAGTGAAACATTATCACTGAATTGAGTAAAAGGAAGCTATATATGATTTTCTCTGTATCACTGTCAAGTGTGTTGTGACAGTGCATGGCCACTAATGCAAAAATTCATAGCCCCTAGATGCATTCAGTAAGTGGATTTACTTAGTGCAATTACCATTCCTCGTCCCAATTGTTTCCCACTTAACAGGACTGTTCTTTTACCTACTGAATAAGCGTTTCACATAAAATAATACCTAGAAAACCCAATTTGGGCATTTGGTTTCCTCACCTTCTGGACAACCTGGGTGAGAGGTGGAATATGTAAACTGAAAAAAGGATGCAGGATTAGTATACCATATAGAAGATCAACAGGTGATACATAAGTAGGCAAACTCATATGTTCTCTTGTTTTGGCTTTTCCAGTTCCTGTCTCTGCCCGTTGCCTCATGGCGTAGAGACCTCTTTTTCTCGTTTTCTTCGCCGCATCCTGTCTGCTACCTCCTCTCTGGACTTGTGTGTCTTTGCCTTCTCCAACATGGACCTGAGCAGGGCTGTACTAGCGTTGCATAGCAGGGGCGTCACCATCCGAGTCCTCACTGATAAGGACTACGCAGCCATCACCGGCTCCCAGATAGGGGTCCTCCGCAAGGCTGGTAAGGGAAACAGatccatgtatttttttttttgtttttttttaaatcattgtgAAGTACTATATATGTCTTCATGCTGTGTGACAGTCACTGTGACGAACCATCCTTATTATGCCAAGCAATTTCAAAAACAGGCCCAGGGagacatatttaaaatatatataaataatatctaGAGATATTACATTATTGTGACTTTTGTAACAAATAATACCTAGAGATATTATTTGTTACAAAAGTCACACTAACCCATGTGGGGTCATTATAATGGACAAATTTCACTTGAAATACATGAAGGATGACTCTGGTCTTACTCAATAAAAGGTGCTCCCTCTGTGTTCTCGGGCAATCAGTGTCATTGTCAGTAAGTCCCACAGGGTTCCTTAGTGGTGAATGGAGAGATGATAGGAACTGTCTGGGGGAATGGAGGTTTCTACTACAAGCCTTCCCATGAGTCATGGTAATCATGCTCTGAAAGCTCTGAAAGATTTTGCGTCACGTGTCCGACTCACACTGTCTCACTTTTTGTCGCAGCCCTCTGCATTTAATAAATTACTGCCACTGCATATTGTTAAGTAAGAATTAAGTGAGTAAGAAATTGGCAACCAGACAGCAAATTTAATCAAGCAAAGTgtttctaagtgtgtgtgtgtgtgtgtgtgtgtgtgtgtgtgtgtgtgtgtgtgtgtgtgtgtgtgtgtgtgtgtgtgtgtgtgtgtgtgtgtgtgtgtgtgtgtgtgtgtgtgtgtgtgaaccacTTTGGCACAATGGACAACCAACTCCTCTTTCCATACTGTATCTATTTTGTCTGCAGAAACCTTTTTTATCCTCAAGTAACAATATGTGACTGGCACCTAAGTGCTTTGGATTAGTTTGCTGTCACTGGTTTGGATAGTCCAAATATTTCCCTGAAATATTCCCAGAGGCTCTGAAAGGGCAGGGGAAATTATCTTAAAGCGACATCTTCTGGACTGTCTGCGTCCTGGGGGCCAAAACTGAAAAGACATCAAACTTTAATTGCCGGTTGCATTTACTCTTTCCCATTATGGCTCTCTTTACTTTGAGCTTTTAAAAAGGCCCCATATACAGAGCGATTAAGCAGGTtaagagtcttaaaaacacattcCTGGTAATAgtgtttcattttctttaaaGGGACATGCACTTACTCCTTCAAGAGAGAATTTGCATGTCTTATCTCTCTCCCAGTTTAGTCTGCAGTCCAATCTACAAATTAGTAGTCTACAGTGTGATGCAAACTGAAATCAAAATACCCTACCAAAGTAATTTCCATTGTACACAACAGAAGAGAAACTATTTCTATACAAAAGATTAAAATAGCATTTAGTATTCGTAGCATAttctgtattacaaccaatatTATTTTTGATTTACTGTATATCCTTGGTTTATGTAAAAGAGCCACTGCAGTTATTTAGTAAGCTAATTTTTAGTTACAATACTcaacaataacaaataaatgcacATCTTTAGGAAAAGCTGATAGCAAGTAGTAAGTAATCATAATAAACATACATATTTAATCAGacaagtgaaataaatataaaggcctactgtatgtttaaaatTGTTTGTCAGATTTAATAGCTTCTTCTCAGGTTCCCCTATTCAAATGATTTCTACTGCTCAGTCTGGAAAAGAGCAAGAAATAAGTGTCTTGTGATTTTATGTTATTGTGTTGTAAGCTATTGATGAAATGATTTTGCAGTGGTGAAATAGTTTATGTAGTGAAAGTACAAAactttaaagctccattgtgtaattttttgagttgattcttagcaaaaacccctttgttctttcacaaatatgtgctcattcatgtgtattacttccaccaactaatcaaagtattctcgtaagcgtagaatctgccattcagaatcagaatacatacgagcaagTCGCTCAAATGGCGGcagccatgttgcgcctccatctttaaaatacattagccaaagagggacatacctctgcctttcgcgcttttacactcagtgccagggagggggagaagattacttgcgactgccggcagatttgaaagcctgttgaaaatGGAGGATTGCACCTATTCTCGAGGACATGTAATggagtcgccaaggaagttaaaaagagaattaaaacgacaacgcgacaggcaaagcaacaagaccaaagtcaatattggcgtggcttttccaagatggaaagagctcataaggagcaaggattttaaaagggacaccaaagttgcctgctttcttctcgaaagataattctgcctatttgtgtaaattcgaAGTTTTAAagttgcttggctaactatagcatggttgtgcataacgctagaacgacgtctaggatacttttcctcgcgtcaatgatgacaaaggattgtctaccttgtaacataaacgtaatcatatatgtcgtgatttccctgggagacaactcacgtcatgtgcagttgtaacacagactagctacagctagaacagctgcgtgtaaacgacggagatactaagagctaatttcggtttcattgacattgttcatactgctcagaaaaatatattaaaaacacaaacctccgttgcttctctcctacgctgtaaacattgccttacactattaatctcgtacaatatacagaataacgatagcactgatactttactaggcgtttggtgttttaagcccccaacgtcgccttccaggtaGCGCGGCAATGgctatgtttagggttaaggttagggttagctgcctggaaggcgacgttggaggcttaaaacaccatcgagcactttactaacattagcgtgcatatgtttgggaacctgatagctgatgttagcaatgaaataaTGTGCaattattattacactggaaggaacactcacggacgaaatcgtacttcttggaataatacggccaccgtaggagttagaactcgctcggaatgggaggggctagaaagtaatattaagttggttgtcatatacaatttcaccactagatgggagaaattcttacacaatgtagctttaaaatgcatttagATTTGTTCTACATATATTACCCGTCTATATTACAACTCCTCAGGTGAGGTCAGCACTGTCCATTTAGAaactttttttgtactttttttcttttgctgtttcAATTTAAAGAAGATAAATAAAAAGCAGTAACATTAATTGATACTTATCCTTTATGTATTCACAGAAAGCACCTTATGTAGTATTCAACATATCCACATTCTCATTAATATTCTTTGTGCACAACCCAGGACTACATAGCAAGGAATATCTACAGCATTAAAGAATATTCTCCACCCTCTTGCCTGTCTACCCTCTGCTCCGCAGGGATCTGTGCACGATGCGACGTGGGCTCTGTTTACATGCATCACAAGTTTGCCTTGGTGGACGGCCGGCTGCTCATCACCGGCTCCCTCAACTGGACGCTGACAGCAGTGCAGAGCAACGTGGAGAACGTCATTGTCACCGATGAGCCAGATCTGGTGCAACCCTTCATCAAAGAGTTCCACAGGTTATGGGTGCACAACGATCCAGCCCGATACCTCCACTCAAGTGACCAAAAACCTGCTCACAGTACCACCAGAACCTTGCACTGATAAGCCACGATGAATATTGAGTCAGAGCTCATCAACCTTTGAGGTAGAAGGTATGCATGTTAAATATGTTCAGGCAGTTTGGCCACAAAACATTGACAGAATTGTATCTTTTCTTGTTCTGTAACTTCTGACTTTGGAGGACTTCAAGTGACGATGTTACTGTTCAAGATGATGGAAGTTTCGTGgcagttttattttaaatatgtatcAGAAAACGTGTCTGATTTACCAGGCTATGTCTAGAGTTAAGAGTTCctgtttgattttatttttttcttatattttaCTGTTTGGCTTAAGATGAAGATAATATCCACAAAATAGATGTGGTCCAGTTCTAAAGAGAATACCTCTGTTTGTGTTAGTTGAGAACATTTCCTATTTTAGGAATTTAGGAAATTTAGAAAAAATAGGCTATTTAGGAATTTGAGTTGAATacctttattaaaaaaagaaacacagttCACTATGTGTATAACtctattctaaaaaaaaaaactggctgtgtattgtttagggtgtGCTACTGAGGTCTCAGGGACGATGTTTTGCTAAGCACCAATAAAAAGCCTCATTCACACTGCAGTTTTGGCAGATCTGTTGCATCACTGCCCCACAGCTGTAGTTTTTCCTCTTGCTCCAACatgattttctctgttttaaatTCACAGTCAGGCCTTACAGCACAAGCACATGCTGGAATTCTCAATGCTTAACAATACCATCATTTGAGGTTTGCAAACCCAAGTAGAGCTGATCTTGTTTGGACATGATTCATGTGCCTGGGTGCAATGCTCACAGTCAGGTTGATGCTTGTTGAGAAAGACCAGGACTACTTGGGTTTGTATGATTCAAGACTTTAATATATCAGCGATTTACATGTTGAAGTCCAGCGTATTAAATGGGAATGTTAGACTTTATGAATCAGCTGCTATATTTTATCCACGGTATAAAAGTGACCAATTAAACTGAGATGTTATGAGTTTGGATGCGTTACTAGTGCGTAATGCTTGCGCCATTTAACACAGTTTACAGCAGGGCTGCCTGAGAGGTACTATTGAAACTCAAGCATAAATTACGACAGAATAATACCGGAAGTTTCGTGATTTAGCCTTCAAATTAATAGTTTGACAGTACAAACGGTCATGCAAAGTTTGTCAATGTAGTCTTCCACAATCAGTCAATTAATTTTGTGTCATATAGATATTGACTATCAATGGTTTTTTGGACAGTTGGTCAAAACAAGCCATATAAGGATGTCACCTTGGAGTCTTTCTTTTTTCACTAGTTTCAGTCTAAACAATCAATTTAAACCAAAATTCTAACATTCTAAGGAATGCAATTAGGCAATTAGTGACTCACAGCTCTACATATTAACATTACTGAGTATAAATActataatatacaatagttatATGATACTACGCATCAACACTTCACAGAATCACAGAGGATGAAAAGCAACAGCTGCGTAGCCTACCGAACATTGCAATATGCATGCGCAATACAAACTAAAACGATGACAACTCAACTTTGCTCCAAAGTTGCTTAAACAAATGACGGATGTGTTGACCAtggttttaatttttacatagcctaagttaaaaagaaaatgtatggttttattttgaaaatcctTACCGGGAGTTCCGTTTATATATCCTTGCTGACTTGACTTTGGTTACACGGTGGGTGTCCCGGTGATAGAGGCACATGCACATCCTGGAGATCCGGGAGCGGAGCGCCTGAAGTGGAGCGCCCGACTGCAGCACACACCCATTGGCTTTTAGGTAGAGGTGGATGACCGCGGGGAGGACGGAGGAGACAGACTCATAAACAACATCCAAGGTAAGTTAACATTCAACACAGCTGTCAAAAACGTTTTTAATGTCATCAGGTCGTAGTTGAGCTACCGTATGGTGGGGCAGTTTAGGCAAATTAGGCTATCTAGCATACAGTGTCAACCTAACGCATGTCAGAAAACTTTTATCTTTGTGTTTGTAGTAGGCCTACATCAGGCTGGTTTGTGTAGCTATAACTAGATTAATTCTAGATGTCAACAAGTGTCGTGACCCCATATGCCCCCTTATACAAACCGTAACGTAGCCTGGTCTTTCAAAGTGCACACCCCGTTTCCATTTACCGTTTTCATTAACTACTTTTGACCTAACCACTTTATGTCAACATCTGCTGTTAAGTCTTATGTTGTATTATGACCCGGTTGCTTTTATGCGAGATGCCCGGTTTTCATCTGCATCCAGCGTAAtaaacctccacacacacaccatacccATTTGTACGTTATTCACACTGATGTGTAGGCGCATGCGTGGATATTAGTGTTTTGCTGAGTGTGTACAGCAGCACGCTGGCCAGTCCCTCTTTATGATCTTGGAAGTGGTAATGCT contains these protein-coding regions:
- the pld6 gene encoding mitochondrial cardiolipin hydrolase is translated as MSMMWTVKVVSLGVVGLSLSVELLSWLLRRLRTGRTLNEVLFFPSEMACVEHIFTPSSPHSCLCPLPHGVETSFSRFLRRILSATSSLDLCVFAFSNMDLSRAVLALHSRGVTIRVLTDKDYAAITGSQIGVLRKAGICARCDVGSVYMHHKFALVDGRLLITGSLNWTLTAVQSNVENVIVTDEPDLVQPFIKEFHRLWVHNDPARYLHSSDQKPAHSTTRTLH